In Nocardia sp. NBC_00403, the DNA window CGTGCTCGCGGTGCTCGAGGAGATCGGCATCCAGGGCGGCATGGAGCTGAAAGTTGTCGTCGCGACGGCCATCATGGTGATTCAACTCGCGCTCGCGCTGTACGGCTTCTATGCGATCCGAACGTTCGAGAAGTACACCGTCCCCCTCACCATCGCCGTCATGGTGGCGATGACCGTGGTCGCACTCGCCCGCACCCACCTGGACTGGACCGCCGCCGCGGCCCCGACTCCCGGCCAGAAGCTCACCGCGGTAACACAACTCATCACGGCCATCGGTGTCGGCTGGGGCCTGACCTGGATTCCCTACGCCGCGGACTACAGCCGATTCGCCCGGCCGACGCTGCGCGCCAGGACCGTGTTCTGGGCATCGGCGGCCGGAATGTACCTGCCCACAGTCTGGCTCGCTGCCCTCGGCGCCTGCCTGGCAAGCGCTGGTGGTGGCGCCGACCCGTCCACTCTCGTCGTCAGCACCTTCGGCGCGCTCGCCGTCCCGGTACTGGTGCTGATCATGCACGGCCCGATCGCCACCAACATCCTGAACCTGTACTCGTGCTCGCTGGCCGCGCTGACCGTCGGCATCCGCATTGCCCGCTGGAAGATCACTCTCTTCGCTGGTGCGGTGGCCTCCGCGGTACTGGCCGTGTTCATCAACTCGTCGAATTTCGCGCATGCCTTCGACAACTGGATGGTGTCGATCCTGATGTGGATCAGCCCGTGGATGTCCATCCTGCTCGTTGACTATTTCCTGGTGCGCCGCCAGACCTTCTCGATCCCGGACCTCTACCGCGACGGCACGACGTCGATCTACGGGAAGTTCAATGCGCGCGGCCTGGTGAGCCTCGCTGCCGGATTGCTCGCCGGCTGGTCCTGGCAGTACGGCGTGGTCCCCGCGATGCAGGGGCCGGTGGCGAAAGCCTTGGGTAACACCGACTTCTCCTGGTTGTCCGGCAGCCTTGTCGCCG includes these proteins:
- a CDS encoding purine-cytosine permease family protein produces the protein MSSPQLPRTTSTANTTPASGDTGVRFDDHGVLPIPDSKRDCSPWELFWIWCGANIAPINWVLGALGIALGLSLIETLIVISVGNVFGCAVFGLFNVIGHRTAVNQMVLGRSAFGIAGAVLPALVQGLLTMAWVGVNTWVVLDLVLAVLEEIGIQGGMELKVVVATAIMVIQLALALYGFYAIRTFEKYTVPLTIAVMVAMTVVALARTHLDWTAAAAPTPGQKLTAVTQLITAIGVGWGLTWIPYAADYSRFARPTLRARTVFWASAAGMYLPTVWLAALGACLASAGGGADPSTLVVSTFGALAVPVLVLIMHGPIATNILNLYSCSLAALTVGIRIARWKITLFAGAVASAVLAVFINSSNFAHAFDNWMVSILMWISPWMSILLVDYFLVRRQTFSIPDLYRDGTTSIYGKFNARGLVSLAAGLLAGWSWQYGVVPAMQGPVAKALGNTDFSWLSGSLVAGGIYGILSTLASARRTGA